TATCGGCAACTACAGCACCCAAGGTGTCACAACAGAATATGACGAGCAGATTGAAAAGCTACAACAGCAAATGCTGACACTTATCGAAAACAATGCAAAGCAAGGAGCTGTCAGCGAGGATTTTGACACAGAATACAAGCAACTATCCGAGCAGATCAATGGGCTAAAAACAGCAAGAATCCAAATGGTGCAAGCTAAGAAAAAGGCAGAAAGCTATAAAGAGAGAGTAGAGCAACTAGACAAAACCATCACTACTGTCAATCCACAGGTGAGAGAATTCGACCAAGACCTTGTGAAACGGCTCATATCCTCCATCAAAGTGCATAAGAACATGAAACTGGAGATACAATTCCACTCAGGAATCGTGATAAAACAGGAAGTAGACTACTATGAATAGGCAGTGAAATAGGAGTAGGGTATGTTCCCTACTCCTAAGCTGTGATTGCTAAGACTAAAGCCTTCGGTGATTGCCGAGGGTTTTAGTCTTGGTGATCAAAGGTAAGGGAACCGCATAAAATCACAATAATTTAAGAAATTATTGTGTTGTGAGATGAGCAGGCAGCAAAAAATCTTGTATTTTTTAATATAATCTGCTATAATTATCTTGGTATATTGACACTAAAAAGAAAATGTGATAAAATACAAAATTCTCATACAGGAGGATAGCCATGGCAAAGAAATTTTATGCTGTAAAAAAAGGCGTTAAGCCAGGAATATATGAATCATGGAACGATTGCCAATCGCAAATACATGGTTATTCTGGTGCTGTATATAAAAGTTTTCCCACATACGATGAGGCTATAAAATATCTTCAAGGAGATGTCGATAAAAAAAGTTCGGATACTCCCAATGTGATACTCCCTCAGACGATTGCAACAGCTTATGTCGATGGCAGCTATGACTCTGTAACTAATAGATTTTCATGCGGTGTAGTGCTTTTTCACAATGGAAAAGAAGAACATTTTTCAGAAGTGTTTTGTGATAACAGTTTAGCTGAAATGAATAACGTTGCGGGAGAAATTAAGGGTTCTGAACGAGCAATACAATACTGTTTAGATAATAAGATAAATAGCATCACAATTTACCATGACTATGAGGGCATTGCAAAATGGTGTACAGGTGAGTGGCAAGCTAAAAAAACAGGAACGAAAGCATATAAAGCTTTTTTTGATGAAGCTGCAAAAACTGTGGAAATTCATTTTGTAAAAGTAAAAGGACACTCCGGAGATAAGTACAATGAGTTAGCAGATCTCCTTGCAAAGGAAGCTATGGTAAATGGCACTATACACAAAGAAGTATACAATGCCAAGGAGGAAAACAAAGTGGCAAAGAAAAAATCATTTTTTATAAATAGAGAAGAAATTAGACCTTCAATTTTAAAAATTGGGCAAGAGCAATGGACAACTTTTGAGGCAAGTGAATTAGTAAAGACGGGTAATCCGTATAGATGCCAAATTGTAGCTGATGGAAAAAAAGCAATTTTAGACTTTTATTTTAATACAAATGGATCAACAACGATATCTCCTACAGGAACAAACACAGACATTTCCTCAACCATAAAAGCTATTCTTGAACAAAACTGTACATATTCAAATGATGCAGAAGGTAAAACTTACTCGTTTAAGAAACTACCAACTGAATGGTCGGAGAAATTAATCCAATATTTAAAAACGCTAGTTAAAGAAGAACCTGCTTTTGATAAAGTAGAAAAGCAACCATTACATGAAGTTTATAGATTTACGAGCAGTATTGGAGATACGTTAGTAATTAACATTTACAATAATGGAACAATAACCTTACAAGGAAAACCCGCATATTTATATAGTGAAGCAATCTCCTTTTTATCGTACTGCGAGAGTGTATCAGTAGATGACATCGTAGATACAATTAATAATCTCCATAATGTGGATCTAAAAACGGAAGATGTGCGAAGTGAGATGGAGGTGCTTTTACCTCGGTCTTATAAAAATTTAGATGAAATGATTTTGAAATTGTTGTCACCATCGATTTCGTTAAGAAAAATTAAAATGCCGTTGGAGGATTATTCTTGCTATGCTTTTCCGGCATTAAGGGCGTTGGAAGGATATATCAAATATCTATTTGGTATGAAATCAATTACTATTGGGCATACTTTTTATAAAATCTTTGATAATGGTACGCTAACTGCTGATATTGTAGCAAAAGTTGCAGATGTGAATTTCCAACATGAACTTGAAAGACTTTATAATTACTTAATCAATAATAGGCATGTTATTTTTCATACAGAGCAGATACTAATAGGAACGACTATTCTAGAGGATAAACAAGAAGCCGATGAAATTGTAAATAATGTATTGAATTTAATTGAAACATCATATATAAGTATAAATAAGTAGCGACAAGAAAGGAGGGTTCGTTATGGAGGCATATCAAATTTTAAAATTAAATAATGAACCATTTGACTTCCTCGTCATTGCAACATCATATGAAAATCCATTAAGTCATATTGACGAAATTAGCAAAGAGATTAAAGCAGAGCATGCTAAGATATTGTTTGACTTAACATTAATAAATGGCACAAAAAGCAACAGATATATTTCTTGTGATTTTCGTCTAGGTGAAAGTTATTTACAATCCTGTTCTGTAGTAAAAGAAATAGATGTGTGCATTAAAAATATATCTCATAATTACTTTGCACAAAATCATGATGTTGTGCAAAATAGTGTAGTCCCAAATTCCTTAAAGTTTTTATTAAAATCTGGTATGATTTAAGAAGTTTTTTAACCGTATCTCTAATTTACTTTAAGATACGGTTTTTTCAATTATTGATATTCTAGATTATCAATATGCGTTAGTTTAATCTATGATATAATTGTATAGAATAAAGCCTTCAAATAAATATGTTTGAAAGTTTTATTGCGTACAATTTTATGAGATTGATAAAATTGTGTAGTACAACAGCCAATGTCGAGCCGAAAACAATTGAAGATTTTCGGAAAAGTAGGCACCGCCAAGGAATCACTAGGTTTTAGTAGCATAGTTTTTGTCTACTCAAGGCACGTTGAGACGGTAGTATTGATGACGCGCAATATATAGTGGAACACGGCAGTAATTACGCAACATATTGTGTTTTGGTTGAATCGAGAAAGGAAAATAGCCTACTTTTTATTCGCAATAATCCATGATGTAATTAGGCTATAACGGTTAGCAAAATGGGGTGGAATGGGTCATTATATTGCTTGACTGTGTTCTTTTTTAGAGCGTATATAGTAGTACGATTTTATAGGAGGTACTACTATGTTATATGTAAAAAGCATCGGCGAGAATGGCAAAGATACATTCCACCCCATCAAGGACAACAATGTTTATATTCTCTGCAAGAAGTGTGGACAGATGGTTCCGGTTCTCGAACCTGCGGGATTTCTCTATGAATTAGCAGCCTGCGCTTCCTCTATCGAAGCGGCAGACATTTGCGACGCCTGTTTAGAGAAAGAATGTGAGTTGGAAGATGAGCTGTTGAAGAAAGACCCTGCAGAAGAAGTATAATTTATCTGGGCAGACTGTTCATAAGGAGGGATTGAAGTGGATCCAAAGGTGTTTTTTATACCGGCAAAACCGGATAAAATTGTGAAGAACGTCGGTATATACTGCCGGGTCAGTACTTCTGACAAAGACCAGTTGAACAGCCTCGCTGTCCAGATATCTGCATTGACGAAAGCGGTATCCCATGTTGAGTAGTGGAAACTGCGTGATACTTTTATCGACATTGGTTCCGCAAAATCAGAAGTCCCCCGCAAGGAATTTGAGCGAATGCTACAGGAGTGCGAAGCACACAACATTTCTGTCATCCTGACAAAAAGCATTAGCCGGTTCGGCAGAGACACCGTAGATACGCTGGAGGCCCTACGTCGATTAAAGGCAGCCGGCACACGGGTTATATTCGAGCAGGAAAACCTGGATACGGATAATACGGACAGCGATTTGATGATATCCGTGATTGAATCTTTCGCTCAGGCTGAAAACGAAACCAGAAGTGATAATATCCGTATGGGTCTGAATTTTCGGGCCGCCCAGGGGACATCGGGTTTATACAGACGCAGACTGTACGGATACGACAAAACCGCCGAGGGCGAGTTGGTTTTAAATAAAGAGCAGGCACAGGTTGTCCGTGATATTTTCCGCTGGTACAATGATGGAAAAAGCGTCCTTGGAATCATCAAGGAACTTGAAAAGAAAGACACTTCTTCCCCAACCGGCAAACCAAAATGGAGCAAGCGGTCCGTTGAGAACATTCTTACCAATGAGAAGTATATCGGCACCGTCAGACTGACAGATTCGGTTACCGGAAAATATGAGTACTTGGCAAAGGACAATCATCCGCCCATCATCACGGAGGATGTATTTCGGGATGCACAGGAAGCGAAAAATCGCAGGTCGAATGTAATTACAGATGAAAACGGCACCCATCGCAAAGGGGAAAAATACAGTTCCAAAGAAAAGAAATCATAAGAACTTATGCATTATAAGGTGGGCGATTGCAGTGTATTGTGCGGATTTAAAAAATTTAAAAGTAAAACATAGCGTTTTTGGAGTAGGCGTCATAACGGAGACCTCAGACAATTATCTGATTATCAAATTTGCAATGAGGGAATCAAAGTTTGTATATCCAGACGCTTTTGAAAAATTTATAACAGCCGATGATGAGGCAGTACAAGCTGAAATTATAGAAGAAATCAAGAATAAAAAACTTGCTGCTGAAGCACAGCAGCAAGCGGCAGAGGAAGCCCATAAGACTGAAGAAAAGCTCTGTGCAGCAGGGAGACAAGCTATTCCTATAAAAAGAAATAGAAGAAATATTGAGGATGGCTTTGACCCTGATTATAACGTGAAGCATTTAGCAAGACAGCCTATTCTCACCTATCAGCAGGTAGAGGACCAATTTGGAATTAAGATTGCAGGTTTTGGCCGAGGAATTAATAGAACACAATCAACTGTAGTTCTTATTTCATCAGTAGATAAAAAGAAGACCGGTTTTGTATATCATGACCATTGGACCCCTGACGGGGATTATATGTATTCCGGTGAAGGAAAAACCGGAGACCAGCAAATGACTCTTGGCAATAAGGCAATTGTAGATGCAGAGCGCGACGGTAAAATAATACATTTGTTTGTTAAATTCTCACCACAGGAATATTACTATCAAGGTATATTTTCTTTGGAGGATTATACATACGAAGATGACAAAGACGAATCTGGAAACGTTCGCAAAGAGTATAAGTTCAGATTAAGAAAACAGCATTTAGAGGGATAATGTGTTGAAAACGATAAGAGTAGTGGCAGCAGTTATTTGTAACTCTTTGAAAAAACCAATTGAGATTTTTGCTACTGCCAGAGGGCATGGTGAATTCAAAGGACAGTGGGAGTTCCCCGGGGGCAAAATTGAGGTTGGCGAAACACCACAGCAAGCTCTGATAAGAGAAATTAAAGAGGAGCTTGCTGTGAAAATCAAAGTTGGCGAACTAATTGATACCATTGAGTATGACTACCCTACTTTCCATTTAAGTATGGATTGTTTTTGGTGTGTTGTGGTCGACGGAGAAATTATCCTCAAAGAAGCAGAAGCTGCAAGGTGGCTTAACAAAGACGAATTATACGGTGTTGATTGGCTGCCCGCTGATATAACATTGATTAAAAAAATACAGAATAGCCTACTTTTGCGTGAAAGCGAGATGTATGCCATTGATTCACGGAATGGCCGAAAACCCTAATAGATAAAGGATTTCACGCTTTTATGGACATATTTCCCTGCACAGCCTCACTATCACACGTTGAGACGGTGGTATTGATGTCGAGGGTAAAAGACTAAATGTACACAAACTCCAGTAAATAAGCCATTTTTGTCATTTCGCGATTTTCAAACTGTACACTCAAAATGTGATTTTACCCGTGCATGGAAAGTAGTCTATCGGGTAGGATTCGGTTCGCGAAAGAACAGGATTGATACCGGACTTTTACGACAGGACAGGATAGATGTTTTGTGTTTTTGGGGCTTGGTGAGAGAATAAGATAAATGTTTTTGAGGGCTTTCAGGTGCGCGTGGGAACAGGTCAACATTATGATAAACGAGGTGAAACCGATGAAATATGTGGTGTTATTTCGGGGAATCAATGTCGGTGGCAAAAACATCGTCAAAATGAACGACTTGAAGCAATTGCTGCTTGACCTGGAATTGAAAAACGTTCAAACGTATGTCCAAAGCGGTAATGCGGTTTTGGAGTCCGACCTTGATGAAACCACTTTACAGAATAATATCTGCAATGGTTTTGTCAAACGGTTTGGATTTGAAAGTGGCGTGATCATAAGAAATATGGATGAGATTCAGTATCTTATTGCGCAACTTCCGTTCTCGCCAGATGAGATAACTGCTGCCGAAACGGCCGACCCTCAAGTGGAACACCTATATGTTTATTTTTTAGATAGTCTGCCTGAGCAGTCGCAGCTCGATGCCGTATGCGGGAAGTATGCCGG
Above is a window of Faecalispora anaeroviscerum DNA encoding:
- a CDS encoding ribonuclease H1 domain-containing protein is translated as MAKKFYAVKKGVKPGIYESWNDCQSQIHGYSGAVYKSFPTYDEAIKYLQGDVDKKSSDTPNVILPQTIATAYVDGSYDSVTNRFSCGVVLFHNGKEEHFSEVFCDNSLAEMNNVAGEIKGSERAIQYCLDNKINSITIYHDYEGIAKWCTGEWQAKKTGTKAYKAFFDEAAKTVEIHFVKVKGHSGDKYNELADLLAKEAMVNGTIHKEVYNAKEENKVAKKKSFFINREEIRPSILKIGQEQWTTFEASELVKTGNPYRCQIVADGKKAILDFYFNTNGSTTISPTGTNTDISSTIKAILEQNCTYSNDAEGKTYSFKKLPTEWSEKLIQYLKTLVKEEPAFDKVEKQPLHEVYRFTSSIGDTLVINIYNNGTITLQGKPAYLYSEAISFLSYCESVSVDDIVDTINNLHNVDLKTEDVRSEMEVLLPRSYKNLDEMILKLLSPSISLRKIKMPLEDYSCYAFPALRALEGYIKYLFGMKSITIGHTFYKIFDNGTLTADIVAKVADVNFQHELERLYNYLINNRHVIFHTEQILIGTTILEDKQEADEIVNNVLNLIETSYISINK
- a CDS encoding type II toxin-antitoxin system RnlB family antitoxin; this encodes MEAYQILKLNNEPFDFLVIATSYENPLSHIDEISKEIKAEHAKILFDLTLINGTKSNRYISCDFRLGESYLQSCSVVKEIDVCIKNISHNYFAQNHDVVQNSVVPNSLKFLLKSGMI
- a CDS encoding recombinase family protein, whose protein sequence is MRDTFIDIGSAKSEVPRKEFERMLQECEAHNISVILTKSISRFGRDTVDTLEALRRLKAAGTRVIFEQENLDTDNTDSDLMISVIESFAQAENETRSDNIRMGLNFRAAQGTSGLYRRRLYGYDKTAEGELVLNKEQAQVVRDIFRWYNDGKSVLGIIKELEKKDTSSPTGKPKWSKRSVENILTNEKYIGTVRLTDSVTGKYEYLAKDNHPPIITEDVFRDAQEAKNRRSNVITDENGTHRKGEKYSSKEKKS
- the mutT gene encoding 8-oxo-dGTP diphosphatase MutT; translated protein: MKTIRVVAAVICNSLKKPIEIFATARGHGEFKGQWEFPGGKIEVGETPQQALIREIKEELAVKIKVGELIDTIEYDYPTFHLSMDCFWCVVVDGEIILKEAEAARWLNKDELYGVDWLPADITLIKKIQNSLLLRESEMYAIDSRNGRKP
- a CDS encoding DUF1697 domain-containing protein produces the protein MKYVVLFRGINVGGKNIVKMNDLKQLLLDLELKNVQTYVQSGNAVLESDLDETTLQNNICNGFVKRFGFESGVIIRNMDEIQYLIAQLPFSPDEITAAETADPQVEHLYVYFLDSLPEQSQLDAVCGKYAGSDMLRAGKRECYLLCHQSIRKSKLAAYMSKAFDMATVRNWKSVCSLYDMMADIPIRKN